In Burkholderia contaminans, the following proteins share a genomic window:
- a CDS encoding fimbrial biogenesis chaperone, whose translation MTAFRRTLVALLCAAGAAHAASLQISPVTIEFGADDTASGITLRNPGERPVYGQVRVFLWNQADGQDTLTPTQDLLASPPLIEVGTQSEQLIRVVRASRVPSGTEQAYRLLIDELPPPGETPANGVSIRLRYSIPVFVEPAADGAPQLDWALLRNNGGWVLRVRNGGTRRAQLASVELVTGDGHTYPLTRGLLGYALAGRTGQWSVPLPAGVTLGGKVTVRAAVNSQPASAVVAVEPPG comes from the coding sequence ATGACTGCATTCCGTCGAACGCTCGTCGCGCTGCTGTGCGCGGCCGGCGCCGCGCACGCCGCGTCGCTGCAGATTTCCCCCGTCACGATCGAGTTCGGCGCCGACGACACGGCCAGCGGGATCACCCTGCGCAATCCGGGCGAACGCCCGGTGTACGGACAGGTGCGCGTGTTCCTCTGGAACCAGGCCGATGGCCAGGACACGCTGACGCCCACGCAGGATCTGCTGGCCAGCCCGCCGCTGATCGAGGTCGGCACCCAGTCCGAGCAACTGATTCGCGTGGTGCGCGCGTCGCGCGTGCCATCCGGCACCGAGCAGGCCTACCGGCTGCTGATCGACGAATTGCCGCCGCCGGGCGAAACACCGGCCAACGGCGTGTCGATCCGGCTGCGCTATTCGATTCCGGTGTTCGTCGAGCCTGCCGCCGACGGCGCGCCGCAGCTCGACTGGGCGCTGCTGCGCAACAACGGCGGCTGGGTGCTGCGGGTGCGCAACGGCGGCACGCGGCGCGCGCAACTGGCGTCCGTCGAACTCGTGACCGGCGACGGTCACACGTACCCGCTCACGCGCGGCCTGCTCGGCTATGCACTCGCGGGCCGCACGGGCCAGTGGAGCGTGCCGCTGCCGGCCGGCGTCACGCTCGGCGGCAAGGTCACGGTGCGGGCAGCCGTCAATTCGCAGCCGGCCAGCGCGGTCGTCGCGGTGGAGCCGCCGGGCTGA
- a CDS encoding fimbria/pilus outer membrane usher protein — MTDSTHDVILEVSVNGENTTLLAHFRERDGHLSASGADLHTIGVATDRLGIADAATVDLDTIPGLRYRYDAARQSVELQMPDTLRRPYAIDSRALPPTQAASASRGLAINYDAYAQTLGDRQYSLYTDVRYFDPGGVFDTTGVATFYDGRRRYTRFDTSWSRSDPARPSTTQIGDTISGSLAWTRSVRLGGFQWRSNFALRPDLVTFPIPSLAGSAAVPSAVDLYINNVRQYTGNVPSGPFIIHDVPGITGAGQATVITRDALGRTVATSVPLYVDTRMLSAGLSSYSFEAGFLRRNYGLQSFDYDARPAVSGSLRRGISNALTVEGHAEATGGVVNAGVGGLLRLGYAGVVSGAVAGSAGRFPGTQVSAGYQLIEPRFSINAQTIRAFGRYGDLASRDGATVPAATDQATLALPFIHRQTLSLSYIGFRMPQGPSARIGTVSYTLGLGDLASLTVSAYRDFAQQGASGAFMSLNVGLGRNTSINTTVGRQRGQSNYTVDASRPPDYDGGWGWGVQAGGTGAVPYRQAQVRYLGHAGEVIAATQNIDRRTGASLDVSGALVFMDSSLLLSRRITDGFALVSTDGVAGIPVLHENRVIGTTDRAGHLLVPDLNAYQNNRIAIDAMKLPADARIARTSMTVVPQAQSGVFTHFGVSRYRAASVILHDDTGRALPAGARVHHAESGADTIVGYDGLTFIDGLKDDNHLAIDYGTQHCVAAFAFTAPGNGTLPTIGPVTCRTTP, encoded by the coding sequence ATGACCGACAGCACACACGACGTGATCCTCGAAGTCAGCGTCAACGGTGAGAACACGACGCTGCTCGCGCACTTCCGCGAACGCGACGGCCACCTGTCGGCGAGCGGCGCAGACCTGCATACGATCGGCGTCGCGACCGACCGGCTCGGCATCGCCGATGCGGCGACGGTCGACCTCGACACGATTCCCGGCCTGCGCTACCGCTACGACGCGGCACGCCAGAGCGTCGAACTGCAGATGCCCGATACGCTGCGCCGCCCCTACGCGATCGACAGCCGCGCATTGCCGCCCACGCAGGCGGCCAGCGCGTCGCGCGGGCTCGCGATCAACTACGACGCGTACGCGCAGACGCTCGGCGACCGGCAGTACTCGCTCTACACCGACGTGCGCTACTTCGATCCGGGCGGCGTGTTCGACACCACGGGCGTCGCGACCTTCTATGACGGCCGCCGGCGTTACACGCGCTTCGATACGTCGTGGAGCCGCTCGGACCCGGCGCGGCCGAGCACGACGCAGATCGGCGACACGATCTCGGGGTCGCTCGCGTGGACGCGCTCGGTGCGCCTCGGCGGCTTCCAGTGGCGCAGCAATTTCGCGCTGCGCCCCGATCTCGTGACGTTCCCGATCCCGTCGCTCGCCGGCTCCGCAGCCGTGCCGTCGGCCGTCGACCTGTACATCAACAACGTGCGCCAGTACACCGGCAACGTGCCGAGCGGCCCGTTCATCATTCACGACGTGCCGGGCATCACGGGCGCCGGCCAGGCCACCGTCATCACGCGCGACGCGCTCGGGCGCACCGTCGCGACGTCCGTGCCGCTCTACGTCGATACGCGGATGCTGTCCGCCGGGCTGTCGAGCTATTCGTTCGAGGCCGGCTTCCTGCGGCGCAATTACGGGCTGCAGTCGTTCGACTACGACGCGCGGCCGGCCGTCAGCGGCTCGCTGCGGCGCGGGATCAGCAACGCGCTGACCGTCGAAGGGCATGCGGAAGCAACCGGCGGCGTGGTGAACGCGGGCGTCGGCGGGCTGCTGCGCCTCGGCTACGCGGGCGTCGTGAGCGGTGCGGTCGCGGGCAGCGCCGGGCGCTTTCCGGGCACGCAGGTGAGCGCCGGCTACCAGTTGATCGAACCGCGCTTCTCGATCAACGCGCAGACGATCCGCGCGTTCGGCCGCTACGGCGATCTCGCCTCGCGCGACGGCGCCACCGTGCCGGCGGCAACCGACCAGGCGACGCTCGCGCTGCCCTTCATCCACCGCCAGACACTGTCGCTCAGCTACATCGGCTTCCGGATGCCGCAAGGCCCGAGCGCGCGGATCGGCACCGTGTCGTACACGCTGGGCCTCGGCGATCTCGCGTCGCTGACCGTGAGCGCGTACCGCGATTTCGCGCAGCAGGGCGCGAGCGGCGCGTTCATGTCGCTGAACGTCGGGCTCGGTCGCAACACGTCGATCAACACGACCGTCGGGCGCCAGCGCGGCCAGTCGAACTACACCGTCGACGCGAGCCGCCCGCCCGACTACGACGGCGGCTGGGGCTGGGGCGTACAGGCCGGCGGCACGGGCGCGGTGCCGTACCGGCAGGCGCAAGTCCGCTATCTCGGTCATGCGGGCGAAGTCATCGCGGCTACGCAGAACATCGATCGCCGGACCGGCGCGTCGCTCGACGTCAGCGGCGCGCTCGTGTTCATGGACAGCAGCCTCCTGTTGTCGCGCCGCATCACCGACGGCTTCGCGCTCGTGTCGACCGACGGCGTCGCGGGCATCCCGGTGCTGCACGAAAACCGCGTGATCGGCACGACCGATCGTGCCGGGCACCTGCTTGTGCCCGACCTGAATGCGTACCAGAACAACCGGATCGCGATCGATGCGATGAAGCTGCCCGCCGATGCGCGGATCGCCCGCACGTCGATGACGGTCGTGCCGCAGGCGCAATCGGGCGTATTCACGCATTTCGGCGTGTCACGCTATCGCGCGGCATCGGTGATCCTGCATGACGATACCGGCCGCGCGCTGCCGGCCGGAGCGCGCGTGCATCACGCCGAAAGCGGCGCGGATACGATCGTCGGCTACGACGGGCTCACGTTCATCGACGGATTGAAGGACGACAACCACCTCGCGATCGACTACGGCACGCAGCACTGTGTCGCGGCATTCGCGTTCACCGCGCCCGGCAACGGCACGCTGCCGACCATCGGGCCCGTCACTTGCCGGACGACACCGTGA
- a CDS encoding MFS transporter: MNSTTSSPSRPGGSAALPLLALAAGAFGIGTTEFSPMGLLPVIADGVHVSIPQAGMLISAYAIGVMIGAPLMTLLLARWSRRSALIALMSIFTIGNLLSAFAPDYTTLLLARLVTSLNHGAFFGLGSVVAANLVPREKQASAVATMFMGLTIANVGGVPAATWLGQIIGWRMSFAATAGLGLVAIAGLFAALPKGEAGTMPDLRAELSVLTRPVVLGALGTTVLGAGAMFTLYTYVAPTLEHVTGATPGFVTAMLVLIGVGFSIGNIAGGRLADRSLDGTLIGFLLLLIATMAAFPVLARTHAGAAVTLLVWGIATFAVVPPLQMRVMRAAHEAPGLASAVNIGAFNLGNALGAAAGGAALSAGFGYAAVPLVGGLIAAAGLALVFLQIAQQRRAPAAANS; this comes from the coding sequence GTGAACTCCACGACTTCCTCTCCTTCCCGCCCCGGCGGCAGCGCCGCACTGCCGCTGCTGGCACTGGCCGCCGGTGCGTTCGGCATCGGCACGACCGAGTTTTCGCCGATGGGCCTGCTGCCCGTGATCGCCGACGGCGTGCACGTGTCGATTCCGCAGGCCGGCATGCTGATCAGCGCGTATGCGATCGGCGTGATGATCGGCGCGCCGCTGATGACGCTGCTGCTCGCGCGCTGGTCGCGCCGTTCGGCACTGATCGCGCTGATGTCGATCTTCACGATCGGCAACCTGCTGTCGGCGTTCGCGCCGGACTACACGACGCTGCTGCTCGCCCGCCTCGTGACGAGCCTCAACCACGGCGCCTTCTTCGGACTGGGCTCGGTGGTCGCGGCCAACCTCGTGCCGCGCGAAAAGCAGGCCAGCGCGGTCGCGACGATGTTCATGGGTCTCACGATCGCGAACGTCGGCGGCGTGCCGGCCGCGACCTGGCTCGGCCAGATCATCGGCTGGCGCATGTCGTTCGCGGCGACCGCGGGCCTCGGCCTGGTTGCGATCGCCGGGCTGTTCGCCGCGCTGCCGAAGGGCGAAGCCGGCACGATGCCCGACCTGCGTGCGGAACTCTCGGTACTGACGCGCCCCGTCGTGCTCGGCGCGCTCGGGACGACCGTGCTCGGCGCCGGCGCGATGTTTACGCTCTATACGTATGTCGCGCCGACGCTCGAACACGTGACCGGTGCGACACCCGGCTTCGTGACCGCGATGCTGGTGCTGATCGGCGTCGGCTTCTCGATCGGCAACATCGCGGGCGGGCGCCTCGCCGACCGCTCGCTCGACGGCACGCTGATCGGTTTCCTGCTGTTGCTGATCGCCACGATGGCCGCGTTCCCGGTGCTCGCCCGCACGCATGCCGGCGCCGCCGTCACGCTGCTCGTGTGGGGTATCGCCACGTTCGCGGTCGTGCCGCCGCTGCAGATGCGCGTGATGCGGGCGGCCCATGAAGCGCCGGGCCTCGCGTCGGCCGTCAACATCGGCGCGTTCAACCTCGGCAACGCGCTCGGCGCGGCCGCCGGCGGCGCGGCGCTGTCGGCGGGCTTCGGTTATGCGGCCGTGCCGCTCGTCGGCGGGCTGATTGCCGCGGCCGGGCTCGCACTGGTCTTCCTGCAGATCGCGCAGCAGCGCCGCGCACCGGCCGCCGCGAATTCGTAA
- a CDS encoding histone deacetylase family protein: MKTYFHPEQLLHHPRSYLSRGQMREPQEVPERAARLVAAVRSLDFDVREPADRGTAPIAAVHDMNYLRFLEEAHRDWKQMPDDWGDEVMSNVFVRDPNPLRGVLAKAARYLADGSCPVGANTWRAAYWSAQGALAAAADVNDGAREAYALCRPPGHHARRDGAGGFCYLNNAAIAAQSLLGRHRRVAILDTDMHHGQGVQEIFYGRDDVLYVSIHGDPTNFYPVVAGYEEETGTGAGDGFNLNLPMPHGAPESAFFARLDDALRALARFQPDALVLALGFDIYKDDPQSQVAVTTDGFGRLGGAIGALGLPTVIVQEGGYHLDSLDANARAFFGGFAAAR, encoded by the coding sequence ATGAAAACCTATTTCCATCCCGAACAGCTGCTGCACCATCCGCGCAGCTACCTGTCGCGCGGCCAGATGCGTGAGCCGCAGGAAGTGCCCGAGCGCGCGGCGCGGCTCGTCGCCGCCGTCCGGTCGCTCGACTTCGACGTGCGCGAGCCGGCCGACCGCGGCACCGCGCCGATCGCGGCCGTGCACGACATGAACTACCTGCGCTTCCTGGAGGAAGCGCATCGCGACTGGAAGCAGATGCCAGACGACTGGGGCGACGAAGTGATGTCGAACGTGTTCGTGCGCGACCCGAACCCGCTGCGCGGCGTGCTCGCGAAAGCCGCGCGCTACCTCGCCGACGGCAGTTGTCCGGTCGGTGCGAACACGTGGCGCGCTGCGTACTGGTCCGCGCAGGGCGCGCTGGCGGCCGCGGCCGACGTCAACGACGGCGCACGCGAGGCCTACGCGCTGTGCCGGCCGCCCGGCCATCACGCACGCCGCGACGGGGCCGGCGGCTTCTGCTACCTGAACAATGCGGCGATCGCCGCGCAGTCGCTGCTCGGCCGCCATCGCCGGGTCGCGATCCTCGACACCGACATGCATCACGGGCAGGGCGTGCAGGAGATCTTCTACGGCCGCGACGACGTGCTTTACGTGTCGATCCACGGCGACCCGACCAACTTCTACCCGGTCGTCGCGGGCTATGAGGAAGAGACGGGCACCGGGGCCGGCGACGGTTTCAACCTCAACCTGCCGATGCCGCACGGCGCGCCGGAGTCGGCGTTCTTCGCGCGCCTCGACGACGCGCTGCGCGCGCTGGCGCGGTTCCAGCCCGATGCGCTCGTGCTCGCGCTCGGCTTCGATATCTACAAGGACGATCCGCAATCGCAGGTGGCCGTCACGACCGACGGCTTCGGGCGGCTCGGCGGCGCGATCGGCGCACTCGGGCTGCCGACGGTGATCGTGCAGGAAGGCGGCTATCACCTCGACAGCCTCGATGCGAATGCGCGTGCGTTTTTCGGCGGGTTCGCCGCCGCGCGCTGA
- a CDS encoding Csu type fimbrial protein, whose amino-acid sequence MPDDTVKIALLVLVAFIAWCGSPRHAQAESCTATASNVSFGSVSPISNAPVAATGTVSVTCTWSTVSLTPNVLVCLNLGGTSPRSLVNGSNAMQYDLYLDGGHSVAWGSVYSGTTPASVTLVKPALGTSASATVTVYGQITGNQPTVPTTGNSTTIYSQTFGGNTTSINTGFYLLGAPTCATLTTSNGTFPFSATANVVNNCNISATNVSFGTASLLSGSLTASGSITAQCTNGDAWQIALNGGSSGSVTARQMQRSGGGGAIGYGLYTDAARSIAWGDGTGGSSTVTGVGTGTSQVVTVYGAVPAQTTPAPGNYSDTITATISF is encoded by the coding sequence TTGCCGGACGACACCGTGAAGATCGCGCTGCTGGTCCTCGTCGCCTTCATCGCGTGGTGCGGCTCGCCCCGTCACGCACAGGCCGAAAGCTGCACGGCGACCGCATCGAACGTGAGCTTCGGCTCGGTCAGCCCGATCTCGAACGCGCCGGTCGCCGCGACCGGCACGGTCAGCGTCACCTGCACGTGGTCGACCGTCTCGCTGACGCCAAACGTGCTCGTGTGCCTGAACCTCGGCGGCACGAGCCCGCGCAGCCTCGTCAACGGCAGCAACGCGATGCAATACGACCTCTATCTGGACGGCGGGCATTCGGTCGCGTGGGGCTCGGTGTATTCCGGCACGACACCGGCATCCGTCACGCTGGTCAAGCCCGCGCTCGGCACGAGCGCGTCCGCGACGGTCACCGTGTACGGACAGATCACCGGGAACCAGCCGACCGTTCCGACGACCGGCAACAGCACCACCATTTACTCGCAGACGTTCGGCGGCAACACGACATCGATCAACACCGGGTTCTACCTGCTCGGTGCGCCGACCTGCGCGACGCTGACGACATCGAACGGCACCTTCCCGTTCAGCGCGACGGCGAACGTCGTCAACAACTGCAACATCAGCGCGACCAATGTGAGCTTCGGCACCGCGAGCCTGCTGTCGGGCTCGCTCACGGCGAGCGGTTCGATCACCGCGCAGTGCACCAACGGCGACGCATGGCAGATCGCGCTGAACGGCGGCAGCAGCGGCAGCGTGACGGCGCGCCAGATGCAGCGCAGCGGCGGCGGCGGCGCGATCGGCTACGGGCTTTACACGGACGCCGCGCGCTCGATCGCGTGGGGCGACGGCACGGGCGGCAGTTCGACGGTCACGGGTGTCGGCACGGGCACGTCGCAGGTCGTGACCGTGTACGGCGCGGTGCCGGCGCAAACCACGCCCGCGCCCGGCAACTACAGCGACACGATCACCGCGACGATCAGCTTCTAG
- a CDS encoding Csu type fimbrial protein — protein sequence MTLSLALSIGLSTPAADAATYSNGTATATFTVTLTLQPNCTIAANPLAFGTNGVLATAINQQTTVSVTCTNTTPYNVGLDAGTVTGSTVASRLMAGTATGNTTTTVDFQLYQDAGRTTIWGNTQGTNTVAGTGTGAAQSITVYGQVPAQATPKPDTYQTTVTATVYF from the coding sequence ATGACATTGTCGCTCGCGCTGTCAATCGGCCTGTCGACACCCGCCGCCGACGCAGCCACCTATTCGAACGGCACCGCGACCGCCACCTTCACCGTCACGCTGACGCTGCAGCCGAACTGCACGATCGCCGCGAACCCGCTCGCGTTCGGCACCAACGGGGTGCTGGCCACCGCGATCAACCAGCAGACGACCGTCAGTGTCACCTGCACCAATACGACGCCGTACAACGTCGGCCTCGACGCCGGCACGGTCACCGGTTCGACCGTCGCGAGCCGCCTGATGGCCGGCACGGCGACCGGCAACACGACGACGACCGTCGACTTCCAGCTCTACCAGGACGCCGGGCGCACGACGATCTGGGGCAACACGCAAGGCACGAACACCGTGGCCGGCACCGGCACGGGCGCGGCACAGTCAATTACCGTCTACGGCCAGGTGCCCGCGCAGGCGACGCCGAAACCGGACACCTATCAGACGACCGTCACCGCAACCGTCTACTTCTGA
- a CDS encoding Zn-dependent hydrolase, with protein sequence MKDLLEIDGARLWQSLEDMARVGATPRGGVRRLALTDDDRRGRDLFAQWCRDAGMTVSVDAVGNLFARRDGTDAQAAPVLIGSHLDTQPEGGRFDGVYGVLAALELVRTLNDAGIATDKPLEIVSWTNEEGARFAPAMLGSAVFTGALPLDEALAKQDADGITLGAALDACGYRGTRATGGAVDAYFEAHIEQGPVLEANGTTIGVVTGGQAIRWLDVTVTGVAAHAGTTPMPYRKDAYFASAQMALELERIVAGHAPRGLATIGQVGIRNASRNTIAGEVTFTVDLRHHDDAQVDAMERELRDACTRVATARGVQVAMQTCWRSPATPFDRDCVEQVAQAAAAFGYTNERIVSGAGHDAILLARRVPTAMVFIPCVDGLSHNEAEDALPDDVTRGTNVLLHAVLARAGVASGVAVAAATQDA encoded by the coding sequence ATGAAAGACCTGCTGGAAATCGACGGCGCCCGTTTGTGGCAGAGCCTGGAGGACATGGCGCGCGTCGGCGCGACGCCGCGCGGCGGCGTGCGGCGCCTCGCGCTCACCGACGACGATCGTCGCGGGCGTGACCTGTTTGCGCAGTGGTGCCGCGACGCGGGGATGACGGTGAGCGTCGACGCCGTCGGCAACCTGTTCGCGCGGCGCGACGGCACCGATGCGCAGGCAGCTCCCGTGCTGATCGGCAGCCATCTCGACACGCAGCCCGAAGGCGGCCGCTTCGATGGCGTCTATGGCGTGCTCGCCGCGCTCGAACTCGTGCGCACGCTGAACGACGCAGGCATCGCGACCGACAAGCCGCTGGAAATCGTGTCCTGGACCAACGAGGAGGGCGCGCGCTTCGCGCCGGCCATGCTCGGCTCGGCCGTCTTCACGGGCGCATTGCCGCTCGACGAAGCGCTCGCGAAGCAGGACGCCGACGGTATCACGCTCGGCGCGGCGCTGGACGCCTGCGGCTATCGCGGCACGCGTGCGACAGGCGGCGCGGTCGATGCGTATTTCGAAGCGCATATCGAACAGGGCCCCGTGCTCGAGGCGAACGGCACGACGATCGGCGTCGTCACGGGCGGGCAGGCGATCCGCTGGCTCGACGTGACGGTGACGGGCGTGGCCGCGCATGCGGGCACGACGCCGATGCCGTATCGCAAGGACGCGTATTTCGCAAGCGCGCAGATGGCGCTCGAACTCGAACGGATCGTCGCCGGTCATGCACCGCGCGGGCTCGCGACGATCGGTCAGGTCGGCATTCGCAATGCGTCGCGCAACACCATTGCCGGCGAGGTGACGTTCACGGTCGACCTTCGCCATCACGACGATGCGCAAGTCGACGCGATGGAGCGCGAGTTGCGCGATGCGTGCACACGTGTCGCCACTGCGCGCGGCGTGCAGGTGGCGATGCAAACGTGCTGGCGCAGCCCGGCGACGCCGTTCGATCGCGACTGCGTCGAACAGGTCGCGCAGGCGGCCGCCGCGTTCGGCTATACGAACGAGCGGATCGTCAGCGGCGCCGGGCACGACGCGATCCTGCTTGCGCGTCGCGTGCCGACCGCGATGGTGTTCATCCCGTGCGTCGACGGCCTGTCGCACAACGAGGCCGAGGATGCGCTGCCGGATGACGTGACGCGCGGCACGAACGTGCTGCTTCATGCGGTGCTCGCGCGTGCGGGTGTTGCATCGGGCGTTGCGGTGGCGGCCGCCACGCAGGACGCATGA